ATCTTGAGAAGGTTGTGCCTTGACAAGGAATGGAAACAAGAAACTGAGAATGAGAGAGCCTCTCGCATAAAGACTATTCTAAACCGAAAGAAGTTTGTTCTGCTGTTGGATGATTTATGGAGTGAGATAGATTTGAACAAGGTGGGAGTTCCACCACCAACCGGAGAAAATGGATCCAAGTTAGTTTTCACCACCCGTTCAAAGGAAGTTTGCAAAGACATGGAGATCGATGATATGATGGAAGTTGTTTGTTTGTCAAAGAATGAAGCATGGGAGCTGTTTCAACAGAAAGTTGGAGACAATCCTATAAAGAGCCATCACGATGTTCTTCCACTCGCAAGAAAAATTGCTGAGAAATATTGTGGCTTGCCACTTGCACTATGCGTCATTGGCAAAGCCATGGCAAGTAAAGAGACTGTACAAGAATGGCATCATGCTATCAACGTTCTTAACTCGTCCAGCCACGAGTTTCCAGGGATGGAAGAGAAGATTCTTGCTATTTTGAAGTTCAGTTATGATAGTTTAAAGGATGAGAAAGTCAAAATGTGCTTCCTATATTGTTCTTTGTTCCCGGAAGATTATGAAATAGGGAAGGAGAAGTTGATAGGTTACTGGATTCACGAAGggtttcttgatgaaaacagaAACGAAGATGGAGCTAAGAATCAAGGTTATGATATAATTGGTTCCTTAGTTCATTCCCATCTACTGATGCATGGTGTCCTCACATTGACTGTGAAAATGCATGATGTGATACGCGAGATGGCTCTGTGGATAGCATCTAAGTCTAAAGAAACTTTTTGTGCTAGACCTGGTGCGCATTTAGGCCATATACCAAAAGACATCAAGTGGGAGCTTGTGAGAAAGATGTCTTTAATGAGCAACCAGATTGCAGAGATATCTTGCTGTGCCAAGTGCCCCAAGCTCTCAACCTTGTTACTCCAGAATAATAAGTTGGTGGAGATTTCAGGTGAATTCTTTCGGTTTATGCCTGACTTGTGATCTTAGATCTTTCGAGGAACTTTAGTCTTTCTGGATTACCAGAAGAGATTTCCAACTTAGGTTCCTTGCAATATCTAAACTTATCATACACAGGACTCAAATCGTTACCAGATGGTTTGAAGAAGCTGAGGCGACTAATCGAGTTGAACCTGGAGTTCACTCGTGAACTTGAGAGTGTTTCCGGGATAGCAACAAGTGTTCCAAATCTTCAAGTGTTGAAACTGTTTTGCTCGAGAGTTTGCGTTGATGACATATTAATGAAAGAGATACAACTCTTGGAGCACTTGAGGATTTTAACAGCAACGGTAGAAGATGTCATGATTCTGAGAAGCATACAAGAAGTGGACAGGGTTATTAGAAGCTTATGTCTCAGCAATATGTCAGCACCAGTTGTGGTATTAAACACTATAGCTCTGGGACGTCTTGAACGGTTTACAATATGGAACTCCAAAATCTCTGAGATAAAGATAGAATGTGAAAGCAATGGGACTCTTCAGTGTCCAAATTCTCCAGGCTTCAAGCAGCTTTCGGCTGTACATGTAGTCCGTTTAGAAGGTCCAAGGGATTTGACATGGGTAATGTTTGCTCAAAGTCTCAAGGTTCTATCTGTGTCAGGTCCATCAAGTATAGAAGAGATACTGAATAGAGAGAAAGGAATGAGTATTATCAATGCGCATCCAAATATTGTGGTGGTTCCTTTCGAAAAGCTTGAACTACTTAGAGCGAGTGATTTGGATGAACTGAGGTCAATCTGCTGGAGTCCTCTGGATGTTCCAAACCTGAGACAGTTTTACTCCCAAGGCTGTCCAAACCTTCCCGAAGCTAACACCGAGTGTTTCAGACATGTGGAGAGAGAGGAAAGTGTTTAGAAAGCGGACACAGCCTTTCACCTTCAAGCTTGAGTATTATTTGTGACTTCTTAGCTCGATGTTTTTACTATGTACTGTCAGTGTTTCATTGATCTTGTTGTTAAGTTGCATTCATCAAAAGTTAAAGAAAGAGTTCAACTTCAAAGACTTTGTTATAATCTCAAGTAGGGCTCAAGGTTACGTTatcatctctctctttccttttatctctttgatgtttctttctttaaagTTTTCACCTTTAGCCACATTTGATAGAGGCAAAAAAGATGGAGACGACGCTGTTTAATGACGGTGGAGAAGACCCTTGGCTTGCTCCAGACAAATTCTACCATGTAATATTCTGCTTCAccatctctctcctcttctcaaCTCTCGCTTCTCTCTCCCGCTACTCCTTCCTACGGCGTCACTCCATCTGGATCGGATCTGCGTTCTCACTCGCCGCCGGTGCGGCTAAAGAAGCTGCCGATCAGTTCGGTATCTTCCCTTCCGCAGGTGCCTCCGCGAGAGACGCCGTCGCGGACTCCGTTGGAGTGGTCATCGCTGCTTTGCTTCTCTTCCTTTGGAAATCTCGAAGATCACGTCCGGATCCGGGTCAATCCCGACCCATCCTGCCCATTTGAATGTACTGTATTAATAAAGAGGATTAAATGAGATTTGAATTTTTGAGTTTACAGTTGAGAAAACGATGTTTACTTTCACTGAATTCAAGATAAAATCTCTTTGTTCATCCTCGAGATTATCGACAAGCACAGAACTGCTCAAACTGTTATCGGTTCTGGTGAACAATCACCGGTTCGAAATGGTCAAACGTTAGTCAAGATGGCCGAGTTGGTCTAAGGCGCCAGTTTCAGGTACTGGTCCGAAAGGGCGCGGGTTCAAAGCCCACTCTTTACACATTTATTGttatgttttctaatttttttcttttcttttatttgttttttttctctctctctcatatcTATCCCTAGTCCCTACCCTACTTTACTTTACTGTTGAGCTGATCCCTAGCTTTTTCCTATTGGCGCATTTGCTCATAAATCTCTCGTCGGATTCCTCGCTTCTCACTCTCCTCTCCTCCTCGCTTCTTCGCCGACTCAAGTAAGCTCCACGCTTCTTCCATGCCCTCCCAATGTATTTTTCTGTGGTGTTTCTTCAGGGCATCCCGTGCTTTTAACGCTGTACTTCACATCGTCTGTAGAATATTTTGGACTTTTCTTTCGCTTCCTTATCATGCACAAGTAGATCTCGTAACAGATATTGTATAACCTGTATCagtctctttttttctttgtggaTGGGGGTTAAAGCTCAGTTCTTGCCTTGAATTTCGTCTGTGTCCATAACTTAGATGATCAGCAAACTTTAGCTGAAGGTTTTCTAAACATGCATTTTTAACTCAAAAAGCTAATTCGATTTTTCGTAGAGATTTTCTTAACCTTGTCTGGTGAATGGAGTCATCCTCTTGATTGCTTATTTTCAACAGTCACACTTTTGTAAAGTTCCAATTTTTTCAATGGTGTTCCAGGTAAAGATGGCTGTTTCATCTGATGAAGAGTCCGAGATCAGCGAGTCAGAGATCGACGACTACTCCGAAACGCCTTACCTGCTCCTCCAGAACGGGAAGTACAAGGTTAAAGTGAACGGGACGCTGAGATGCCCCTTTTGCTCAAACAAGAAAAAGCAAGACTACAAATACAAGGAGCTGATGGCGCATGCCTCCGGAGTCTCCAAAGGATCCGCCAGCAGAAGCGCTAAGCAGAAGGCTAACCATCTCGCATTGGCAAGGTACTTACAGAACGAGCTCGCCGGTGATGCTGAGCCGCTTCCACGACCTCCTCCTGTTCCTCCTCAGTTGAACGAGTCAGAAGCCAAACCGGGTGAGGTTTACGTCTGGCCGTGGATGGGGATTATCATTAGCCCTTTGAACGAGACTGATGACAAGGAGGCTCTTCTTGATCCTGCTTGTTGGTTGAAGGAGCTTTCTAGGTTCAAGCCTGTTGAGGTGCACGCCTTTTGGGTCGAGCAAGGTTTGACCGTTGGGGTTGTTGCTAAGTTCAACAGCGACTGGAGCGGGTTTGCTAGCGCGACGGAGCTTGAGAAGGAGTTTGAGAGTATAGGCTGCAGCAAAAAGGAGTGGATGGAGAAGAGAGGAGGAGATTCAGTGTCCAAAAAAGCCTATGGTTGGTGTGCACGTGCAGAGGACTATCACTCCGAAGGGCCCATTGGTGAATACCTCTCCAAGGAGGGGAAGCTGAGAACGGTTTCAGATATCTCTCAAGAAAAGGCGCAGGATAGGAACAGCGTTCTTGAACAGCTTTCGGATATCATTGCTATGACGAATGAAGATCTCAACAAGGTTCAGTACAGTTACAACAAGACGGCGATGTCACTGAAGAGGGTCCTTGACGAAAAGAAAACCTTGCACGAGGCTTATGCTAATGGTTTGTTACTGAAAAGCTGATGATTCACTTATCATGTTTAAAGGTATCTGACTAATGCTATTTATTTCGTCTCCTCAGAAACGAAGAAGATGCAGCAGATGTCGATTCTCAGCATCCAGAAGATCCTTAACGATAAAGAGAGGCTAAGCAATGAGCTCGAGAAGAAGATGCAGAAACTTTCGGAGTGGTCCAAGGCGTTGGACAAAAAGGAAGCACTAACTGAACTGGAGAGGCAAAAGCTtgatgaagagaagaaaaagGTAGTATCCAGTCCTGTATTCACTATCATACATAAGAAGCAATCAGTCTGTGAATAtgtataaatttatgttttcctGGTTACTAATAatcattttgtattttcttggtTCGTCAGAATGATGCTATGAACATTTCCCTCCAGTTAGCGTCCCATGAGCAGAAAAAGGCTGACGAGAGCGTTTTGAGACTTGTGGAAGAGCATAAGGTATATTTTCTAGTACACAACACAATTCCGACTGTTTTAAACccaaaagggggggggggggggggggaagccTTACCCTCATTTCTCTCCTTATTAAACTGCAGAGGCAAAAGGAAGAGGCTTTGAGCAAGATCCTTCAGCTTGAGACGCAGCTAGACACCAAACAGACACTGGAAATGGAGATTCAAGAGCTGAAAGGCAAACTACAAGTGATGAAACATTTGGGGGATGATGATGACGAGGCGGTCAAGCAGAAAATGAAGGAGATGAATGATGAGCTGGAGGATAAGAAGTCTGAGTTAGAAGGACTAGAGCAGATGAACTCAGCACTGATGACAAAAGAACGTCAAAGCAATGATGAGATACAAGCAGCACGGAAAAAACTAATTGCGGTACTAACACACAAATGTTGGACCTATCTGTGATTGTTGCCTATGTTGTTTAAAAGGTCTGAAAGCTCTTTTTTTTCAGGGTTTGACAGGATTGTTGGGTGCCGAAACTGATATCGGGGTCAAGAGGATGGGAGAACTTGATGAGAAGCCGTTCCTGAATGTTTGCAAGAAGAGATTTTCGGAGGATGAAGCTACGGTTGAAGCTGCCACCCTTTGCTCTACATGGCAAGAGAACCTCAAGGATTCGTCATGGCAACCGTTCAAACGTGAAGGAACCGGGGACAAAGCAAAGGCATGTTCTCTATCCCACTGTCTTCTCCCACTTTCTGAGTTAAATATGTTGGAGAAACCAGTGATTCTGTGAATGTCGataatttttatctatattttggtATAACTGTTTTGTGAGTCAGCAGTAATGGTGTTAGATGGTTAATGGTTAACAGGAAGTGGTGGACGAAGATGATGAGCAGCTTAAGAAGCTTAAAGGAGAGTGGGGAGAAGAGGTGCATAACGCTGTTAAAACAGCTCTCGAGGAGATGAATGAGTATAATGCCAGTGGTCGATACACCACCTCAGAACTTTGGAATTTCAAAGTAGGAAGGAAAGCAACTTTAAAGGAAGTGATTAATTTCATCTCCAACGACATCAAAACTGTGAAACGCAAAAGAACCTGAAGGTATGCTTTATCCTCCTCAGTTGACACAGGTCTCTCGTTATAGAGCTTATATGTTAAATTTGCTATACACTCTATTACCTGAGAAATGAGAACCTTGTAGAAGGCTTTAGAGTACAAATTCTTGTTACAAATGACAGCAGGGACATGGTCTCATTAGTTGAAGAACTTTAATTCTGATTTGGTCTGTGGAGAATCCAATGGTGTGTTTCTACTTTGGTTGCAGGATGATGGAGGAAGTAGAAGTAATGGTTAAGCTTTATGTCTATTAAATAACTGAGATTGAGGAGCTTTTAAGTGATGTAAAATAAAGGAGTTACTTGTTTACTCTCGGTATCCCCCAGACTTAGCTCTTCAGCTTGtatctttgattatttttctttgaaaGATTTTTCGAACAGCCATAAGCTACTGTGTTTTCCATATTAGTAATGTTCTGTTTTATGCTTTTTCTCTCAAGTTCCTCATATAAGCCTCCccatatcatataatatattaattaaaaagtaaataaaaagaatcaTAATTTGGTTATGTAGGATACATAATTTTATATCGAAAATTTTACAGTTACCCATATTTTTTCCCTCTCCCATATCACATAGACATACTCCCTACTTGTAGAGTACTTTATTGTACTAAAATGACTTAACTACCCCATAAATTGAGAACTCACCTCTAGTTTAGTTAACACTTTTTACACCTCTAGTTTAGTTAACTTGTATTAacgtcattttttttattttttacctcACATAATTTCATCTTCTCTATTCTAACCCTAGATGTCGTTCATTCATCTCCCAAATCAGTTTCACGGCGTAATCCCCTAAATCTCCGATTACTCATCCCACTTTCAtatcctcaagctctccattCCAGGTTCCTCCGAACCCCAATTGTTTGTGTTCTCCGCGGCTCAGCTACAGAACCATGCTGTCTTTGTCGCCGCCTCGACATTGGCCCATTCTCCGACAAACAATGACTGGTACGTATCTCCTACTCTGATCTCTCACATTTTTTTGACCTAACATTAATTCTAACTAGTTTCCTTTAACTGGAGGTGGAGAAACTGGTGTGTGTTCCCGGCCAGATCGCCGGCTTCCGGAACGGCTCTTCGCAAACGGTTAAACGTTTATTCCAAACCCGACATACTCTGTTTCCTCAGTCATGTCCTTCGCGGCTCAGACGAGTTTGAGATCATAAGGAACTCTTGCTTTGGTCGCCACTTCGACATCCCTGCTCGCCAGTCCCCTGTCTCGCACAAGCTTTTCCACAGCCTTTTGTGCAGACAGATTTTGCCCCTTCAGGAGTATACGCTCTGACCAGTTGTTGGTGGATCTCCCTTCCGGTTCTCCCTTACTGAATTCCACACTGTCACAGGTCTCCCTTGTGGTCCTTTCCCCGCAAACTATGAAACACCTTCATTCAACATCAGAAACCCTGCTAAGGACCCTCTATGGCAAAAACTACTTGGGCCTGACTCGCACATAACTATAGCTAACATTGGGCACATGCTTGAGACTGACCAAACCATTCCCAAAGACAAGAGGCTTCGACTCGCACTCATCATGATTGTCGACAGTGTGCTTCTCGCTCACAAACAAGTTGCCAAGCCTACTCTACACTATGTGCGTATGGCCGACAACCTTGAAGACTTTTTTAACTTCCCCTGAGGCCATGAGTCTTTTCTCAAAACCATTATCTGCATGAAACCACCCACTGATGCTGCAAACCCCGTAGCAGCACTAGCTCAGGTTCTTCAACAGAAAACCTACACTCACAGGATTCCCTCTAGCGCTCCAGCTTGTGGCATTTAAAGCAATTCCACTGCTTGCGGCCAAAATACCAGCACCACACTACAACCTCACATTGCTAGACTTAGAAAAAGGTCACCTACCACCACATGGCTCTATACACCTTGAAAATTTCCTCACAGTCGAAGTAAACCCACAGGTTAGTTGCACAATCTATGCTTTTATTTCTACCAATTGTTCTCCACTGCATACTATAACTGTGTGCCCAATGCAGCTGTCTGTAACATCACTGATACCACTGTCTCCAAATGCACCATCGTGGGGAGGCGAAGCTGACGACGAGCGAGTCTGTTATATGGAGAACCTGATCGCATCTGGCAATAAATTTAAGCCCACCGACTGGCCAGGCGGCGATACATCCAACCCTGAGTTCGTTTTCATTCCTGCAGTTCAAACTGTTCACAGGAAGCAAACAGTCCCCAAGAAACATCCTCTCAAAGTAAACAAAGCTCCAACAAAAGGACCATCATCATCTCGCAAACAAAGGAGGATCTCAAACTACTTCAAAGCTGATGCTGCTGCCAGGGCGCCTACGAACGAGTGGCTAGAAGCCAAAATCAGAGAACACGACAATTTATTATCTCAGCTGCAGTCAGACAATCGGCGTCTCAAATTGAAACTGAAGAAACGCCACAGGAAGCCGGGCTGTAAATTGACTTCGATGACACCAACGCTGCGTAAAGGAAAATCAAAGTTTACTCAGGTACACTACAACTACCATACACTTTTATGTACCACCACTGGCCACTAAACATACTACGCTTTCGTATAGGACCAGGACATGAGCCCGCAAGAAACCAACAATGGACAGCGGCCAGCTTCTAGCCCTACACAAGCAGACAACAACACTACAAATGATGAAAACCAACAGGTAGAACTTATATTTTGAATGGACAATCACTTACATTGATGACCGTTACCTCCTACAACTTAATCTCAACATGTTGTGGTAGGTAACCACAAGCTCCCAACCATCTGGTCACGACCAGCTCTCCGACGGATACTTGGAAAACTCTACTCAATCACAAGATCCACAATCACCGGCCCTCAGCAACTCAAGAGAAACAACCATTGCTCAAATGCTACAGGTAATACTAAGTCACGAAATTATGCACTTTCTAGCGCTTCCTAACACACCCGACCGTTTAACCGTTTCTGGAAATCATAAACTCCCGCCAGCCAAAGCAAGGCGCTTCCTCGCAACAAGCAACCAAGGTAATctagtttgaaaaaaatattaactatgtACTGTCGATTACTACAACCACCTTATAATACCAAAAGccttacattttttttgtaggtGCTACCACCTTCCTGTCGACCACAAGAACCCATCCACTCCTTTTCACGATCGCCAACTCCAACATCCATTTCTCCAGTTGAGAGCCAGTACAACGCCCAGCGTTTTTCAGCAGGACCAAATGAGATAACAACCGATGATGCAGACCTCATCATCAGCAGCGTCATCGGATCTATTGAGCCAGCAGAAACAACCTCAACTCCTCAACGTCCACACCAAGCctctaaaccaaaccaaaatcctCTTCACCAAACCCAAACAACAAACCAAAATCCTAGTACTGACATCACACCAAACAGCTCCCCAGACAAACAGTCTACTcataccaaaaccaaactccAAATTACCCACAACACACCTAAACAGCCCTCACAGACCCACGAAATACAAGTTTCGTCCGCACCTCCACGACTATATCCCTCCACCCAAAGCACCCTACTCATCTCCTCTAAACCTAACAGAATCAACGAAGTTCGCAAACCGGCCTCAATGAAAACCCCCTCCCAGCTAGGCTTCATTGCACACGCATCGACTGTTAATGCGTTCGCCTCACAAGCCACTTCCAACCATACTACCACAAGCAGCACATCAGTCCAAGTAAGGATCAAACCAATTTTAATTCTTCCGTCTAGAAAATGTCTTATCCTACTAACCAGTTCGGTGCTTGCAGGCACACTCCGGAACGTTGCTTGAAGCTACGTCTGATCTTCTATGCGTCAGCGACTCCTCGCCCTCAAAACCAAAACCAGATCACTCCCCCTCCGTGCAAGAGCAAGAGCTAGCACGCCTGCTGAAAAACTCACTCACAGTCCCCGCCACAATGCTTTTCCCTCTTATTCAACCACAACTATGGGAGTTCTTCCACAAAACTCTTCATAACCACAAAGACATGTAAGTAACCTGCCTACGACATTCATGTGTTCTCGCTTTTTGCTTTAAAACATTGACCACTAACCACGTGACTAAAAAAAATGCAGCCTCCACATCAACCTATACACTACAGCCTTCACAAACTCATCACTGATAAAGCTAGCA
This region of Brassica napus cultivar Da-Ae chromosome C5, Da-Ae, whole genome shotgun sequence genomic DNA includes:
- the LOC125587506 gene encoding LOW QUALITY PROTEIN: probable disease resistance protein At1g15890 (The sequence of the model RefSeq protein was modified relative to this genomic sequence to represent the inferred CDS: inserted 1 base in 1 codon), encoding MRPFQQFLHYWCRVLECWYHYYTIVFFFLSFSLSLRKMGNCVSLDISCDQTLNHACGCLFGDGNYIHKMEANLKALEKAMQELEERRDDLLRRVVIEEDKGLQRLSQVQGWFSRVQCVGSQVNDLLEAKSTEAKRLCLFSYCSKKCITSCNYGKKVLNMLKEVEGLLAKGVFEVVAEKVPVPKVEKKHIQTTVGLDSMVEKAWNRLMKDDKRTLGLYGMGGVGKTTLLACINNRFFQVVNGFDVVMWVVVSKDLQNESVQEQILRRLCLDKEWKQETENERASRIKTILNRKKFVLLLDDLWSEIDLNKVGVPPPTGENGSKLVFTTRSKEVCKDMEIDDMMEVVCLSKNEAWELFQQKVGDNPIKSHHDVLPLARKIAEKYCGLPLALCVIGKAMASKETVQEWHHAINVLNSSSHEFPGMEEKILAILKFSYDSLKDEKVKMCFLYCSLFPEDYEIGKEKLIGYWIHEGFLDENRNEDGAKNQGYDIIGSLVHSHLLMHGVLTLTVKMHDVIREMALWIASKSKETFCARPGAHLGHIPKDIKWELVRKMSLMSNQIAEISCCAKCPKLSTLLLQNNKLVEISGEFFRFMPXLVILDLSRNFSLSGLPEEISNLGSLQYLNLSYTGLKSLPDGLKKLRRLIELNLEFTRELESVSGIATSVPNLQVLKLFCSRVCVDDILMKEIQLLEHLRILTATVEDVMILRSIQEVDRVIRSLCLSNMSAPVVVLNTIALGRLERFTIWNSKISEIKIECESNGTLQCPNSPGFKQLSAVHVVRLEGPRDLTWVMFAQSLKVLSVSGPSSIEEILNREKGMSIINAHPNIVVVPFEKLELLRASDLDELRSICWSPLDVPNLRQFYSQGCPNLPEANTECFRHVEREESV
- the LOC106396138 gene encoding uncharacterized protein LOC106396138; the protein is MFLLCTVSVSLILLLSCIHQKLKKEFNFKDFVIISSRAQEAKKMETTLFNDGGEDPWLAPDKFYHVIFCFTISLLFSTLASLSRYSFLRRHSIWIGSAFSLAAGAAKEAADQFGIFPSAGASARDAVADSVGVVIAALLLFLWKSRRSRPDPGQSRPILPI
- the LOC106396137 gene encoding factor of DNA methylation 1, which encodes MAVSSDEESEISESEIDDYSETPYLLLQNGKYKVKVNGTLRCPFCSNKKKQDYKYKELMAHASGVSKGSASRSAKQKANHLALARYLQNELAGDAEPLPRPPPVPPQLNESEAKPGEVYVWPWMGIIISPLNETDDKEALLDPACWLKELSRFKPVEVHAFWVEQGLTVGVVAKFNSDWSGFASATELEKEFESIGCSKKEWMEKRGGDSVSKKAYGWCARAEDYHSEGPIGEYLSKEGKLRTVSDISQEKAQDRNSVLEQLSDIIAMTNEDLNKVQYSYNKTAMSLKRVLDEKKTLHEAYANETKKMQQMSILSIQKILNDKERLSNELEKKMQKLSEWSKALDKKEALTELERQKLDEEKKKNDAMNISLQLASHEQKKADESVLRLVEEHKRQKEEALSKILQLETQLDTKQTLEMEIQELKGKLQVMKHLGDDDDEAVKQKMKEMNDELEDKKSELEGLEQMNSALMTKERQSNDEIQAARKKLIAGLTGLLGAETDIGVKRMGELDEKPFLNVCKKRFSEDEATVEAATLCSTWQENLKDSSWQPFKREGTGDKAKEVVDEDDEQLKKLKGEWGEEVHNAVKTALEEMNEYNASGRYTTSELWNFKVGRKATLKEVINFISNDIKTVKRKRT